The Xiphophorus couchianus chromosome 6, X_couchianus-1.0, whole genome shotgun sequence genomic interval GTTTCAGCCACAGGAAATGAAGGGAACACCGCCCCCTGGACCACAGAGGAGCAGAAACTTCTAGAACAAGCTCTGAAGACCTACCCTGTGAGCACACCTGAGCGCTGGGAGAAGATTGCTGTTGCTGTTCCTGGACGAAGCAAGAAGGACTGTATGAAGAGGTACAAGGTATGGTCATCCAAACCGGCGGTACTCACTGTCCTTATCATTGAATTTTAGTCTTAAAATGTATTACTAATGGAATATTTCTGCTTGTCTGACAGGAACTGGTGGAGATGGTCAAAGCCAAGAAAGCTGCTCAGGAACAAGTGGCAGCcaagaataaaaaatgacacCAACCACAAAGGAGGATAGAatctttgttattttaatgttattgtgttatcctttattttataataaaaaaaaaacttgacccaagacttaaatatgtttgtatgtAGTTGACAGTTCCTCGGCAGTGCCGCTCAGCTTCTCATCCAGAACATCCCGCTGCGGATCTGGTTGTAGTCTGGTAGCTGTTCTATTGGACctacagcaagaaaaaaaccccacattaCTAGATGTTTGTAGTTTAGGCAGAAAGACTTGATACATTTTGTATAATCACTAATCAAACTTAAAGTTtatcactttaaatatttacaccTTATGCTTGAAAcctcaccatgtttcaccatgactcatagtatactatgacgttgaaaatgactCATCTTATCAAAATATGTATAGACAGAGCATTTTTGTCAAGGAAAGTtgccatttttagtttttccacttggaatgaaaatttaaaaagtgcaacgTACCAACAGCTGCGATGGCAGGAGCCCTGTTGTAGATATATTTGGTGCAGACCTCCTTAATGGTATTGGCATCAATGGCCTGTGACAAAAAGATTAAACAcaatattatcaaatatttaatcatttcaacAATTTTGCCAAACTGGCTACTGCCATCCCCCAAAATACTTCAGTGTAAATTAATGAGCATACTGTTGTTCTAAATGACAATAAggagttaaaacatttattgtagcTAAGGAAACTGGGTCTTTTGCATCTTCtcagttgctttatttttgtaaacaagTAGAACGGCAGCAACGTTATATAGGTTGATATTTTCCATACGGAATCATCTCTGGCTAACAGAATGGTCAGAAAAACTGGACATTATCCACTGGCAGGAAGCCTTGGTATTGTCACAAAATATGGACCAATTGGTTCAAAATTATAGAGATTTAAATAAGCACTTGTTACAAAGGTTCATGGAGTATAAAGCCACATCTGGTAGGTACCACTTCTAGAAGGCTAAGACTAGCAAAGTAAGTCACAATCACTGAAACTGGACAGACTGGAAAGCTTTTGCTCATGGATCTATGCTACTTCTTACCTGGCTGGTGATGTGGGGGAAATACTTTATCTCAAATTGGGCCCAAAAGAGCAGCATGTAAAGACCACCCTTGAATATTATCCGAATATGTCCATCAATTTATCAGCACAGTGTAGCTATTTTCTGGTGGATACTTCTAACAAAAATGTACACCAAGTATCTAAACATGGAATGAACCGTGCACTGCTGTGTCAATCCATCTTTGAGATGTAGAGCAAGAACTTCACAGCACAGATACTCAACTGACAAATCTGTAGTGACTAAAGCCATCAGGTCACTGGACCAAACACTGAATCTTTCAGATATCGTCAAGTCTACGCAACAAGCGACTAAGGCGGCTCTACTGGTACAATCCAACAATAGAGAGTTGTCCATAATAAAGCGGACAATGAATTTGAgtgaatatttatgaaataaataaatttcataaaGGACTCTACAGAGAGCTACATCAACTAGCTGTCTGAAGGTTCATCGTCCAACGCCCGGAGTGTAACTCACGTCAATCCGGGCCTCCAGTTCATGCAGAGGTATCCGGCGGCTGTAGCACAGCATCTGTCTGCCAATGTCCTCGCAGATTGGGGTGGATCCTGTAGGGAACCGATCAGAGTTAACTCAAGCAACATCTCGGTGCGGTCCTCCATCAGGCTGACCTACCATCGAGATGCAGGAGTATGTTGGTCTTGGAGCAGATTCTTGGCCCGAGCCACCTCGCTTTCTGTCACGCTCGTACAAAGAGACATCCTGTAGAGGACCAAGCGTTGGCATTACGTTTCTGACTTCAACCCATTGTTTTCATTCTAGTCTGTGTTTGCGTGCCAGTGTGCTCACCATTCCATCTGAGTGAAGTGCATCATGTCTCTGATGGTGCCCGGCTCACACACCATGTAGAGTCCCCACAGGCCCGTGTCCGTGTAGCAGGTGTTGAAGGACTGGAAGCTGTGGCACAGGTTTCCCTGACAGGCCATCTGGGCCAGCTTACTGGACAGATTCTGAGGACACAACCCGACTTCAACCATCAACCTCACCTGGTCCGTcacacatttttactgtttggaAACAGAACATTTGAAACCTTCCTTGATACTCACCACACCGCCACCAAATGAGCGGTCCCAGTTTCCAATCAGGGTGTTGGCCACCATGAGAGGGATGGTGTCTGGGTGAGACCACCCAACCGCTTCCACAGCGATAGCGATGTGAGCCAGGGGCATTTTATCGTCGCGCACGCGGATCTGGAACAGAAGCAGACCAACTGGCGGTTTCTCTACCGGGTTCCAACACGACATcgaaaagcaaacagaaaaattggAGATTAAGCTCTCAGACTTTATGTCTTCTTCGAAAATCTTAAAACTTAAACTGTAAggttttggagagaaaaaaaaaggctttttacacTGATAATATCCAGATTACCTTAATTTTTGCCACATCAAAACCTGGGTTTTTGTCCAACTTTgtgattttgagttttaaacttTACTGACGATTCTTGAAAAAATTCAGTCCAAATGCCATGAAACtggaattcagatttttttttttcgtcatagtatactatgagtcattttcaacgtcatagtatactttGAGTCATTTagaacgtcatagtatactatgagtcattttggacgtcatagtatactatgagtcgtTTAGaatgtcatagtatactatgagtcgtTTTCAACGCCATAGTTGAATGAGTTGAGTCATTtccaacgtcatagtatactatgagtcattttcaacgtcatagtatactttGAGTCATTTagaacgtcatagtatactatgagtcattttggacgtcatagtatactatgagtcattttggacgtcatagtatactatgagtcgtTTAGaatgtcatagtatactatgagtcgtTTTCAACGCCATAGTTGAATGAGTTGAGTCATTtccaacgtcatagtatactatgagtcattttggacaccatactatactatgagtcattttcaacgtcatagtatagcatgtcgttttttggacattttcgacgtcatagtatagcatgtcgaaaatgtcaaaaaaacgacatgctatactatgacgtcgaaaatgtccaaaaaaacgacgtcataatataccatgtcgttctttggacatgtttgacgtcatagtataccatgtcttttttgtggacattttcgacgtcatagtagagcatgtcgtttttttggacatttttgacgtcatagtatagcatgtcgttttttggacattttcgacgtcatagtatagcatgtcgttttttggacattttcgacgtcatagtatagcatgtcgtttttttgacattttcgacgtcatagtatagcatgtcgtttttttggacattttcgacgtcatagtatagcatgtcgttttttggacattttcgacgacatagtatatagcatgtcgtttttttggacattttcgacgtcatagtatagcatgtcgtgtttttgacattttcgacgttatagtatagcatgtcgttttttggacatattcgacgttatagtatagcatgtcgttttttggacatattccacgtcatactatagcatgtcgtttttttgacattttcgacgtcatagtatagcatgtcgttttttggacatattcgacgtcatagaatagcatgtcgttttttggacatattcgacgtcatagaatagcatgtcgtttttttcgacatgtTCGACGTCATTGTAGGAGCAGATTATGCCTTTCTGTATTCTAAATGGTTTGGGTCACATGATCTGTCAGCTGTCTATTTAGGTAGCATGCGGTGTTGATGACAGGAGGTGTGTTCCACCCGAAAGGGGGAAACAATTTTTGACCGCAACACAACACAACGCAATATTAACGTGACGCAATGCTATTGAATGAATGCTGTGTGGATCGCTGGAACTATGTTAGAGGTGTTATTGACAACATGTTAGAGGAATGACTTGTTGTACAAAGGAAATAAGATGATGATTGCCGAGTCATGGAAATAAATGGATGAACTGGACTAACATCAAGGTCGACTCTCATTTCAATCAGCGGATAAGTGATCGGCGTGTCAATTTTACCCCGGTGTACCACCTCAGGGGCTTAAAGCTTTGGCTTAGCCTCTacataaaagtcaaaaattgtTTATGACAAGAACTGATCGTGGGAAAGGAACTTTGGATGGCGTTTGTCTACGACGAGGGACGCAGACGGAGCCTGTTTGTTGGGAACAGAGCGTCAGCTGATTGGCATCAGCTCATCTGCAGCCTGGGGTGACGTCGGACAGGATCGGCGTTCAGGAGGACACCTGGATTTCCTTGTTGCTGGTTTTGAAATGCATGCATCGAATAGGTATGTGTAGCGCTACATTTATTAAGATGGCCATCTGAATCTAAATCTAAACGTGTGCACACATAATGGCATAAATCCAATGCATTGGTTGCTGAAGTGGAGGAACAATTAACTTTGTATCAATTAACTGGTTGCAATCTATTGACTGACGGACTTTTATTATGGAAGATTGCATAGCGGACGTGGATTTACCAGCGGGTGCTAGTGCGCCATCTACTGCTGACAACCAGGACTTTCTGACCAGCGGTTGTGACACACAAACGGGCAAACGAGTGGTTAAACTTTCTGCTAAAGCAATTGCTGATCGGTTAGATCGATTGCAAGCTAGTAGAAAGGCTAAGCTAAATAAAGCTAGCAGTTTAAGGAAAAAGATACAAGAGTTGATGCAAAATGGTTTGGTTTCAGAAGTTCAAACGTCTCTTGATGGGTACATTGACTTGTGTTTTGAAATAAGATGCATGCATGATTCATTAATGAATTTATTGCCGgttgaggagaaagaaaaacatgaaatatggtttaaagcaaaaatgttgttcACTGATgaatttgctgaaaatgtgaaaaggtgggttaaatcaaaagaaaacGATGAACCTAAAAATGAAAGTGCTGGTCATTTAATTAGTGGTGCTGACATTAATCATGGGTTGGATAACGATGATATTAGGCCTAATGATAGTGTTTCCAATGTGAGTAAACATTACAACAAAAGTGTTACCAGCAATCGGACAAGTACAACTTCCTCTGcacaaataaaagctgcagcagagcgAGCTGCACTGGTTGCAAGAATGGCTGTTTTGAAGGAACGTCATGCACTGGAGGAACAGGAGCAActgataaaaaggaaaaaggaacaGCTTGAGCTAGAAACTGAGCTAGCTGCGTCTACTGCAAAGTTGGCAGTTCTGCAGGCTTCTGATGAACAGTGTCTTTCCCGTGCACCAACTGACGGAAtgaactcttattttgaagggggaAAAAGGAAACTGACATCAGATAAAACTCTTAATGTCATGGCAAAGGATTACTATCCTGCAGCATGTAAAGTAACGCAGCAAAGAAATGCAGTACCAACACAAACCAAACTGCAAACAATGGATGTGCGACcaaaacagactgaaatgaAAAGTTCTATGAGCAAGCAGTATTTTGATGCACAGGATCAAATGGACTTACAAAATTCACATGTTTTGCAACATGATGTAACAACTGTTTGTGGAAATCAAACCAGACAAAGGATAAATCATCAAACTGATCAAGTTCAAAATGGAGATGTTGTCACTATTATGCATAAGCAAAATGAAATAACTGCTGCACTTGTGCATCAACAGCGTCTACTGTCTTTACCACCACGAGACATTCCTGTGTTTGAAGGAGATCCATTTCAATATAAAGCTTTCATTAAAGCGTTTGAACAAGGAGTGGAAAACAAAGCCAGTAAAGCTGACTGTCTGTATTATTTGGAGCAGTTCACTGCAGGACAGCCTAAGGAACTGGTCCGCAGCTGCCAGCATATGGATCCTGAACGTGGCTACATTGTAGCCAAGGGTCTTCTGCAGgaacattttggaaatgaatacaaaatagTAACTGCTTATATAAACAAAGCTCTGAACTGGCCATCAATAAAATCAGAGGACGTTAAAGCTCTACAAGCTTATGCTTTGTTTCTACGAGGATGTTGCAATGTGATGGAAGAACTTCATTATATGCAGGAGTTGGATATGCCAAGTAACATGAAAATGGTCATTTCTAAGCTGCCATACAAACTCAGAGAGAGATGGAGGGCTGTTGCTCATGATATTTTGGAGTCATACGACCACAGAgctcattttattgatttggtTGTATTTCTGGAGAAACATGTGAGGATCTTGTCTGATCCAATTTTTGGTGACATTGAAGTGTATGCACCACAACATACAGCTGGCCTGAGGTCTTCCAGCAGCTTCAAGCTACAGTCAAGAATCAGAAGTAAAAGGAGTAGTTTTGCTACCACAGCAACATCAGTGGATTACTCTGAAGATGGATCAAAGACACAAAGGCCATACTGTCATTGTTGTTCATGTGCTCACTTTATGGATAAATGccaacagtttaaaaacaagaaacacagagaaaaaatcCGTCTTTTGAAGGACAAAGGGATTTGTTTTGGATGCTTGTGTACTGGTCACATCAGCAGAGATTGTAATAAACGTTTAAGCTGTGAAATTTGTGATCAACGACACCCAACTGTGTTGCATATTCCAAAGGCAAATTCTGAACCTGAACCAGTAAAAGAGCCAACAGGAGTTAAACCATCATCTCTTCCCCAGACATGTGGACATACAGGGGCCGGAAAGAGTCGCTGTATTCTGTCCATTATTCCAGTACAAGTAAAATCTACCAAGGGAGTGGATGTCATACAGACATACGCTTTTTTAGATCCTGGTAGTACAGCTACATTTTGTTCAGAACATCTTATGCAAAGATTAAACATCTCAGGGAAAAGGActaactttcttttaaaaacaatgggGCAGGAAAGGGTTGTTACTGCTTATTCATTGTCTGGCATTGAGGTATCAGGGTTGAATGGAAACAACTTTCATCCTCTGCCAGAAGTCCTTACACAGAAGCAAATGCCAGTTACTTCAGATAATATTGTTACTGCTGCAGAAATAGAAAGATGGCCTTATTTGTCAAAGGTTCAAATCCCCACCATAAAGGCTAATGTTGACTTGTTGATAGGAACCAACGCTCCCAAGATACTAGAGCCTTGGGAAGTGGTCAACAGCTGTGGAGATGGCCCATATGCTACAAGGACAGTGTTGGGCTGGGTGATCAATGGTCTATTGAAT includes:
- the LOC114146180 gene encoding LOW QUALITY PROTEIN: mitochondrial-processing peptidase subunit beta (The sequence of the model RefSeq protein was modified relative to this genomic sequence to represent the inferred CDS: deleted 1 base in 1 codon); protein product: MSCWNPVEKPPVGLLLFQIRVRDDKMPLAHIAIAVEAVGWSHPDTIPLMVANTLIGNWDRSFGGGVNLSSKLAQMACQGNLCHSFQSFNTCYTDTGLWGLYMVCEPGTIRDMMHFTQMEWMSLCTSVTESEVARAKNLLKTNILLHLDGSTPICEDIGRQMLCYSRRIPLHELEARIDAIDANTIKEVCTKYIYNRAPAIAAVGPIEQLPDYNQIRSGMFWMRS